A portion of the Punica granatum isolate Tunisia-2019 chromosome 7, ASM765513v2, whole genome shotgun sequence genome contains these proteins:
- the LOC116214141 gene encoding F-box protein CPR1-like translates to MACPAEEDICLAEEGILIDILSRLPVKSLIRFKCVSKRWHFLISDPRFAMSHLRRSVEQSLNPDSCRRVLIGTKPLRSVNCDALIEDANAHTAITELEYPSMVPEHRFRIVGSCNGLVCLLFYHERLTVWNPSTRQSRDLPSPRPVPFDHMILHGFGYDSVTDDYKVLRGFREKTAGGTYSTAVEIISLQSNSWRRIPDIDYTTTFSQGTYMNGSIHWLYLHRENAPRIVIVSFNLASEEFQEILSLPDTEPLVLFEGIGVMGGCLALYIDSKWEIELWVMKDYGIKSSWTKLFNITREVLPRTFGWWKPVYVTKDWHILFDADEMDSFSFSVYDPEKSTFKDCGFYADRQNFESETYIESLISPYYQRME, encoded by the coding sequence ATGGCTTGTCCTGCTGAGGAAGACATTTGTCTTGCTGAGGAAGGCATTCTGATCGACATACTGTCAAGGCTTCCAGTCAAGTCGTTGATCAGGTTCAAGTGCGTCAGCAAGCGATGGCACTTTCTGATCTCAGATCCTCGGTTCGCCATGAGCCATCTCCGGAGATCGGTGGAACAAAGCCTGAATCCTGACTCCTGCAGGCGAGTCCTCATCGGCACCAAACCCCTCCGATCCGTCAACTGCGACGCATTGATCGAGGATGCTAACGCGCATACTGCCATCACCGAGCTTGAGTATCCCTCCATGGTTCCTGAGCACCGTTTCCGGATCGTGGGTTCTTGTAATGGTTTGGTTTGCTTGCTTTTCTATCATGAGAGGCTCACTGTGTGGAATCCTTCTACACGGCAGTCCCGTGATCTGCCGAGCCCGAGACCTGTTCCTTTTGATCATATGATATTACATGGATTTGGCTACGATTCCGTAACTGATGACTACAAGGTGCTGAGAGGTTTCCGCGAGAAGACTGCGGGCGGGACTTACTCAACAGCAGTCGAGATAATCTCTCTGCAATCCAATTCCTGGAGAAGGATTCCCGATATTGATTACACGACCACGTTTTCTCAAGGAACCTACATGAATGGGTCGATCCACTGGCTATACCTACACCGAGAAAACGCTCCGCGAATTGTTATTGTGTCTTTCAATCTGGCTTCAGAGGAATTCCAGGAGATTCTATCACTTCCGGACACGGAACCTTTGGTTCTTTTTGAAGGAATAGGTGTTATGGGAGGATGCCTCGCTCTATACATCGATAGTAAATGGGAAATCGAGCTTTGGGTAATGAAAGACTACGGCATTAAGTCATCTTGGACGAAGCTGTTCAACATTACAAGGGAGGTGTTACCGAGAACTTTCGGGTGGTGGAAACCGGTATACGTCACGAAGGATTGGCATATTCTCTTTGATGCAGATGAAATGGACTCTTTCTCCTTCAGCGTGTACGACCCAGAGAAGAGTACTTTCAAGGACTGCGGGTTCTATGCGGACCGGCAGAATTTTGAATCTGAGACATATATTGAGAGCCTGATTTCCCCTTATTATCAGAGGATGGAGTGA